The following are encoded in a window of Euwallacea fornicatus isolate EFF26 chromosome 21, ASM4011564v1, whole genome shotgun sequence genomic DNA:
- the LOC136345740 gene encoding uncharacterized protein CG43867 isoform X6, whose product MDPTKKRHSGGYDPLTRLGEITRLSQSTPSSPRLLPRRVRDSTGSSGVSSSVLRSDVLLDELTAGPSDAAGEINWKERCLKLQFELHRNRTQATRTRDMLREKLSELEQRVLEAEGRAEEAEDKVRIMEQKLAWSSQSDAGSAQIHRLEGEVEEQRQLRLQDARQVEAKAARIKEWVTNKLRELEQQNQHLREQNIKCNQQLELLKNHLALADRRRSESGSPEPRQVNKKKLPLSTTSTYSSTKHRRHQSVCISTNTNFEPAVPSTLVTSVNFGTTSNSSMDPLADELRAAVDNLSIARIPSSSASDPDLAHDYAEIYTPSREKVPWPRAPTPPLHRFPSWEDRIYQVAADGLTLTGTTPSDIGPEQAGYQDIPVPVYATVKGRASQIRSMPFTGDSSDDSSDGEGNNTQVRFEGCKVFVNFKLILQAVDGTNTHSRSSGETSASSPGKRTGSSSSGSPSKSKTRDISFESGLSDDYAVPPDALSCDTVSLESSMMLRASYFDSPKRIESLEKCGSLAKLGGKLKTWRKKWFVLKNGVLTYYKSQSDINRKPQGQIVLDEVCRITRAEGSNTFEIDTGKKTYYLTADTITAMEDWVRLLQNVQRRNATKILLSKEENKPSVQGWMTKVKNGHAKRCWCVLIGKMFLYFKSPSDTTPHGQINMREARVEEVEHLSDSDSEERDSEQPDLTIGIFPNNTGPTYLLCPGKQERDAWLYHLTVASGGGPNTGTQYEQLIHKLMEVDGEPNCVLWRHPVLLHVPCTKDGAVPSYFPLTSLPTEALQTEAIKLFKSLQLFLSAAVDQAGIDYHVVLAQNALQLCLDMPELQAELICALIKQTSKSAPLPKLGVQVPTQKLLKKSAAQEEKFREHKECFKEHKDSKGPPMYTLMQGWQLLALAVSLFVPKSSRLLWFLKLHLQRNADNKTECGKYASYCERALERTIVAGGRELKPSRMEVLSILMKNPQHHSLPHSMPVHLLNGTYHITSFDGSTTIKEFQDTLAHEIGCRMNNGFSLFSDDPIEKDLEHTLDPNAKLCDLISKWEIALREKGLGKFENSKVIRMTYKNRLWWKNSARLETDKERLLLCYQINKQIVAGRFPLSRDLALELAALMAQLDVGDCSLGSAKAASANNTLNAQATTSTVKSTPKAAVNGTFSPPANLHTSSTLSALNNVHGILTAHSNQALNAIDKFYPYRYRDQLSPDGLAELQAKLLAKWRALKGRTQLDCVRIYLTCTRKWPYFGATLFQAKLRQQDSPMLWLAVNEDSITALDLATMQQRHRYPYTNVLTFGGCQEDFMLVVTQNDQQPSQKLIFTLSKPKILELTLLIADYMNLLITNPGTPLLGTLSRGTMVSVNQSVVNQSIISQALVNQSQPDILKSTPDHGVQRAESKRRTHVDSGLA is encoded by the exons GTGCGAATAATGGAACAGAAGCTGGCATGGTCCTCTCAAAGTGACGCCGGCAGTGCGCAAATTCATCGACTGGAAGGAGAGGTAGAAGAGCAGCGTCAGCTGCGGCTGCAGGACGCCAGACAG GTGGAAGCAAAGGCGGCTCGCATCAAAGAATGGGTTACCAATAAACTCCGGGAGTTGGAGCAGCAGAACCAGCACCTCAGGGAACAGAACATCAAATGCAATCAGCAGCTCGAGCTCCTAAAGAACCATTTGGCCCTGGCCGATAGGCGACGTTCCGAAAGTGGATCGCCGGAACCGCGTCaggtaaataagaaaaag ttGCCACTGTCTACCACTTCCACCTATAGCAGCACCAAACATAGAAGGCATCAGTCCGTTTGTATATCAACAAATACCAATTTTGAGCCTGCAGTGCCGAGTACTCTCGTGACCAGCGTTAATTTTGGTACTACTAGTAATTCTAG cATGGATCCACTGGCAGACGAATTGAGGGCTGCGGTGGATAATCTGAGCATCGCCAGGATTCCCAGTAGTAGCGCTAGCGATCCCGATTTGGCCCATGATTATGCGGAAATTTACACCCCAAGTAGGGAGAAAGTCCCATGGCCTAGAGCTCCTACTCCCCCCCTACACAGATTTCCCAGTTGGGAAGATCGAATATACCAA GTGGCAGCTGATGGTCTCACCCTAACAGGAACAACTCCAAGCGATATAGGTCCAGAACAAGCAGGTTATCAAGACATCCCCGTCCCGGTATACGCCACCGTGAAGGGTAGGGCTAGTCAGATTCGCTCTATGCCCTTTACGGGCGATTCTTCCGATGACTCCAGTGATGGGGAGGGAAATAATACACAAGTAAGATTTGAAGGCTGCaaagtttttgtaaattttaaattgattttacagGCAGTAGATGGAACCAATACTCATAGCAGGAGTTCGGGGGAAACCTCAGCTTCAAGTCCCGGAAAGAGGACTGGGTCTAGTAGCAGTGGCTCTCCTAGCAAAAGTAAGACTAGAG ATATATCTTTCGAGTCTGGATTATCGGACGATTACGCCGTACCTCCAGATGCGCTCAGTTGTGATACAGTTAGTTTAGAGTCCTCAATGATGCTCAGGGCTTCCTATTTCGACAGTCCAAAGAGGATTGAAAGTTTAGAGAAGTGCGGGTCTTTAGCCAAATtag GTGGGAAGCTGAAAACGTGGCGGAAAAAGTGGTTCGTGTTAAAAAACGGGGTATTAACTTACTACAAGAGCCAGAGCGACATCAATAGGAAACCCCAAGGGCAGATCGTTTTAGACGAAGTGTGCCGGATCACGAGGGCGGAGGGTTCGAACACCTTCGAAATTGACACTGGGAAGAAGACGTATTACTTAACGGCCGATACGATTACGGCCATGGAAGACTGG gtGAGATTGCTCCAAAACGTGCAACGAAGAAACGCTACGAAAATATTGCTCAGCAAAGAGGAGAATAAACCCTCAGTGCAGGGATGGATGACCAAAGTGAAAAACGGGCACGCGAAACGCTGCTGGTGCGTCTTGATTGGAAAGATGTTTTTGTACTTCAAATCTCCTTCAGACACC ACTCCCCATGGGCAAATCAACATGAGAGAAGCACGAGTTGAAGAAGTGGAGCATTTATCAGACTCTGATTCTGAGGAGAGGGACTCGGAACAACCAGATCTAACCATAGGGATTTTTCCGAATAACACTGGGCCTACTTACTTACTATGTCCAGGGAAGCAG gAAAGAGACGCTTGGCTGTACCACCTCACAGTGGCGAGTGGCGGAGGGCCGAATACGGGAACTCAGTATGAGCAACTCATTCACAAACTCATGGAAGTTGATGGAGAGCCCAATTGCGTCCTTTGGAGACACCCAGTTCTACTGCATGTGCCTTGTACTAAAGATGGTGCCGTGCCGTCCTATTTCCCATTAACGAGCCTTCCGACTGAGGCATTACAA ACCGAAGCAATAAAACTGTTCAAAAGCCTCCAGCTCTTCCTCTCAGCTGCTGTGGACCAGGCGGGAATCGATTACCACGTGGTCCTAGCCCAGAACGCCCTGCAGCTCTGTCTAGACATGCCGGAACTGCAGGCGGAACTCATTTGCGCCCTCATCAAGCAAACCAGCAAGAGCGCCCCGTTGCCCAAGTTAGGAGTGCAGGTACCCACACAAAAATTGCTTAAGAAAAGC GCGGCGCAAGAAGAGAAGTTCCGGGAGCACAAGGAGTGTTTTAAGGAGCACAAAGACTCGAAGGGTCCTCCAATGTACACGTTGATGCAAGGCTGGCAGCTGCTCGCATTGGCCGTAAGCCTGTTTGTGCCCAAATCCTCCAGGTTGTTGTGGTTTTTGAAGCTGCATTTGCAGAGGAATGCCGATAATAAGACCGAGTGCGGGAAATATGCTTCGTATTGCGAAAGGGCGTTGGAGAGGACCATTGTTGCAG GTGGCCGAGAGCTAAAACCGAGTCGCATGGAAGTCCTCAGCATTCTAATGAAAAATCCCCAACACCATTCGCTTCCTCACTCCATGCCCGTGCACTTACTCAACGGCACTTACCACATCACTAGCTTCGACGGTTCCACGACGATCAAAGAATTCCAAGACACTCTGGCTCATGAGATTGGCTGCAGAATGAATAATGGTTTTTCCCTCTTTAGCGACGATCCTATAGAGAAGGATTTGGAGCACACTTTAGATCCCAACGCCAAGCTCTGCGACTTAATTTCCAAATGGGAAATCGCTTTAAGGGAAAAGGGTCTGGGAAAGTTCGAAAATAGTAAAGTGATTAGAATGACCTATAAAAATCGACTTTGGTGGAAGAATAGCGCGCGATTGGAAACTGATAAAGAACGGCTGCTGCTTTGCTATCAGATTAACAAGCAAATTGTAGCCGGAAGATTTCCCTTGAGCAGGGATTTGGCACTGGAACTGGCAGCCCTAATGGCGCAGCTGGACGTGGGGGATTGTTCTTTAGGGAGTGCGAAAGCGGCAAGTGCCAACAACACCCTCAACGCCCAGGCAACTACTTCAACCGTCAAATCAACTCCTAAAGCTGCCGTGAACGGGACTTTTAGCCCTCCAGCGAATCTGCACACTTCGTCCACTTTAAGCGCCCTGAATAACGTCCACGGGATCTTGACCGCCCATTCCAATCAGGCACTTAACGCCATTGATAAGTTTTATCCGTACCGATACAGAGACCAGTTGAGCCCAGATGGGTTGGCGGAATTGCAAGCAAAGCTTTTAGCCAAGTGGAGAGCGCTCAAAGGGAGAACTCAGTTGGACTGCGTGAGGATTTATTTGACTTGCACCAGGAAATGGCCCTATTTCGGAGCAACATTGTTTCAG gcCAAACTAAGACAGCAAGACTCTCCAATGCTATGGCTGGCCGTCAACGAGGATTCGATAACTGCCCTAGACTTGGCAACCATGCAACAACGTCACCGCTACCCTTACACCAACGTGCTCACATTCGGGGGTTGTCAAGAAGACTTCATGCTAGTCGTCACCCAAAATGACCAGCAACCGTCCCAAAAACTCATCTTCACCCTCAGTAAACCGAAGATCCTTGAGCTGACGCTTTTGATTGCCGACTACATGAATTTGCTGATTACGAACCCGGGTACTCCGTTATTGGGAACCCTCAGCAGAGGCACAATGGTGTCAGTTAATCAGTCGGTGGTCAATCAATCCATTATCAGTCAGGCTTTGGTCAATCAATCGCAACCGGACATTTTGAAATCGACCCCTGATCATGGAGTGCAGCGCGCAGAATCGAAACGTCGCACTCACGTCGATTCCGGACTTGCGTGA
- the LOC136345740 gene encoding uncharacterized protein CG43867 isoform X8 has translation MQNRASRAYLHMVQPSNNNNGGSDMDSLEDMLRKLSELEQRVLEAEGRAEEAEDKVRIMEQKLAWSSQSDAGSAQIHRLEGEVEEQRQLRLQDARQVEAKAARIKEWVTNKLRELEQQNQHLREQNIKCNQQLELLKNHLALADRRRSESGSPEPRQVNKKKLPLSTTSTYSSTKHRRHQSVCISTNTNFEPAVPSTLVTSVNFGTTSNSSMDPLADELRAAVDNLSIARIPSSSASDPDLAHDYAEIYTPSREKVPWPRAPTPPLHRFPSWEDRIYQVAADGLTLTGTTPSDIGPEQAGYQDIPVPVYATVKGRASQIRSMPFTGDSSDDSSDGEGNNTQVRFEGCKVFVNFKLILQAVDGTNTHSRSSGETSASSPGKRTGSSSSGSPSKSKTRDISFESGLSDDYAVPPDALSCDTVSLESSMMLRASYFDSPKRIESLEKCGSLAKLGGKLKTWRKKWFVLKNGVLTYYKSQSDINRKPQGQIVLDEVCRITRAEGSNTFEIDTGKKTYYLTADTITAMEDWVRLLQNVQRRNATKILLSKEENKPSVQGWMTKVKNGHAKRCWCVLIGKMFLYFKSPSDTTPHGQINMREARVEEVEHLSDSDSEERDSEQPDLTIGIFPNNTGPTYLLCPGKQERDAWLYHLTVASGGGPNTGTQYEQLIHKLMEVDGEPNCVLWRHPVLLHVPCTKDGAVPSYFPLTSLPTEALQTEAIKLFKSLQLFLSAAVDQAGIDYHVVLAQNALQLCLDMPELQAELICALIKQTSKSAPLPKLGVQVPTQKLLKKSQLLLCATQSLFSCETNTPSINSTASDDQIALSNIQAAQEEKFREHKECFKEHKDSKGPPMYTLMQGWQLLALAVSLFVPKSSRLLWFLKLHLQRNADNKTECGKYASYCERALERTIVAGGRELKPSRMEVLSILMKNPQHHSLPHSMPVHLLNGTYHITSFDGSTTIKEFQDTLAHEIGCRMNNGFSLFSDDPIEKDLEHTLDPNAKLCDLISKWEIALREKGLGKFENSKVIRMTYKNRLWWKNSARLETDKERLLLCYQINKQIVAGRFPLSRDLALELAALMAQLDVGDCSLGSAKAASANNTLNAQATTSTVKSTPKAAVNGTFSPPANLHTSSTLSALNNVHGILTAHSNQALNAIDKFYPYRYRDQLSPDGLAELQAKLLAKWRALKGRTQLDCVRIYLTCTRKWPYFGATLFQAKLRQQDSPMLWLAVNEDSITALDLATMQQRHRYPYTNVLTFGGCQEDFMLVVTQNDQQPSQKLIFTLSKPKILELTLLIADYMNLLITNPGTPLLGTLSRGTMVSVNQSVVNQSIISQALVNQSQPDILKSTPDHGVQRAESKRRTHVDSGLA, from the exons GTGCGAATAATGGAACAGAAGCTGGCATGGTCCTCTCAAAGTGACGCCGGCAGTGCGCAAATTCATCGACTGGAAGGAGAGGTAGAAGAGCAGCGTCAGCTGCGGCTGCAGGACGCCAGACAG GTGGAAGCAAAGGCGGCTCGCATCAAAGAATGGGTTACCAATAAACTCCGGGAGTTGGAGCAGCAGAACCAGCACCTCAGGGAACAGAACATCAAATGCAATCAGCAGCTCGAGCTCCTAAAGAACCATTTGGCCCTGGCCGATAGGCGACGTTCCGAAAGTGGATCGCCGGAACCGCGTCaggtaaataagaaaaag ttGCCACTGTCTACCACTTCCACCTATAGCAGCACCAAACATAGAAGGCATCAGTCCGTTTGTATATCAACAAATACCAATTTTGAGCCTGCAGTGCCGAGTACTCTCGTGACCAGCGTTAATTTTGGTACTACTAGTAATTCTAG cATGGATCCACTGGCAGACGAATTGAGGGCTGCGGTGGATAATCTGAGCATCGCCAGGATTCCCAGTAGTAGCGCTAGCGATCCCGATTTGGCCCATGATTATGCGGAAATTTACACCCCAAGTAGGGAGAAAGTCCCATGGCCTAGAGCTCCTACTCCCCCCCTACACAGATTTCCCAGTTGGGAAGATCGAATATACCAA GTGGCAGCTGATGGTCTCACCCTAACAGGAACAACTCCAAGCGATATAGGTCCAGAACAAGCAGGTTATCAAGACATCCCCGTCCCGGTATACGCCACCGTGAAGGGTAGGGCTAGTCAGATTCGCTCTATGCCCTTTACGGGCGATTCTTCCGATGACTCCAGTGATGGGGAGGGAAATAATACACAAGTAAGATTTGAAGGCTGCaaagtttttgtaaattttaaattgattttacagGCAGTAGATGGAACCAATACTCATAGCAGGAGTTCGGGGGAAACCTCAGCTTCAAGTCCCGGAAAGAGGACTGGGTCTAGTAGCAGTGGCTCTCCTAGCAAAAGTAAGACTAGAG ATATATCTTTCGAGTCTGGATTATCGGACGATTACGCCGTACCTCCAGATGCGCTCAGTTGTGATACAGTTAGTTTAGAGTCCTCAATGATGCTCAGGGCTTCCTATTTCGACAGTCCAAAGAGGATTGAAAGTTTAGAGAAGTGCGGGTCTTTAGCCAAATtag GTGGGAAGCTGAAAACGTGGCGGAAAAAGTGGTTCGTGTTAAAAAACGGGGTATTAACTTACTACAAGAGCCAGAGCGACATCAATAGGAAACCCCAAGGGCAGATCGTTTTAGACGAAGTGTGCCGGATCACGAGGGCGGAGGGTTCGAACACCTTCGAAATTGACACTGGGAAGAAGACGTATTACTTAACGGCCGATACGATTACGGCCATGGAAGACTGG gtGAGATTGCTCCAAAACGTGCAACGAAGAAACGCTACGAAAATATTGCTCAGCAAAGAGGAGAATAAACCCTCAGTGCAGGGATGGATGACCAAAGTGAAAAACGGGCACGCGAAACGCTGCTGGTGCGTCTTGATTGGAAAGATGTTTTTGTACTTCAAATCTCCTTCAGACACC ACTCCCCATGGGCAAATCAACATGAGAGAAGCACGAGTTGAAGAAGTGGAGCATTTATCAGACTCTGATTCTGAGGAGAGGGACTCGGAACAACCAGATCTAACCATAGGGATTTTTCCGAATAACACTGGGCCTACTTACTTACTATGTCCAGGGAAGCAG gAAAGAGACGCTTGGCTGTACCACCTCACAGTGGCGAGTGGCGGAGGGCCGAATACGGGAACTCAGTATGAGCAACTCATTCACAAACTCATGGAAGTTGATGGAGAGCCCAATTGCGTCCTTTGGAGACACCCAGTTCTACTGCATGTGCCTTGTACTAAAGATGGTGCCGTGCCGTCCTATTTCCCATTAACGAGCCTTCCGACTGAGGCATTACAA ACCGAAGCAATAAAACTGTTCAAAAGCCTCCAGCTCTTCCTCTCAGCTGCTGTGGACCAGGCGGGAATCGATTACCACGTGGTCCTAGCCCAGAACGCCCTGCAGCTCTGTCTAGACATGCCGGAACTGCAGGCGGAACTCATTTGCGCCCTCATCAAGCAAACCAGCAAGAGCGCCCCGTTGCCCAAGTTAGGAGTGCAGGTACCCACACAAAAATTGCTTAAGAAAAGC CAACTGCTGCTTTGCGCCACGCAAAGTCTGTTCTCGTGCGAAACGAACACTCCGAGCATAAACAGTACAGCGTCTGATGATCAAATCGCATTGTCCAATATACAGGCGGCGCAAGAAGAGAAGTTCCGGGAGCACAAGGAGTGTTTTAAGGAGCACAAAGACTCGAAGGGTCCTCCAATGTACACGTTGATGCAAGGCTGGCAGCTGCTCGCATTGGCCGTAAGCCTGTTTGTGCCCAAATCCTCCAGGTTGTTGTGGTTTTTGAAGCTGCATTTGCAGAGGAATGCCGATAATAAGACCGAGTGCGGGAAATATGCTTCGTATTGCGAAAGGGCGTTGGAGAGGACCATTGTTGCAG GTGGCCGAGAGCTAAAACCGAGTCGCATGGAAGTCCTCAGCATTCTAATGAAAAATCCCCAACACCATTCGCTTCCTCACTCCATGCCCGTGCACTTACTCAACGGCACTTACCACATCACTAGCTTCGACGGTTCCACGACGATCAAAGAATTCCAAGACACTCTGGCTCATGAGATTGGCTGCAGAATGAATAATGGTTTTTCCCTCTTTAGCGACGATCCTATAGAGAAGGATTTGGAGCACACTTTAGATCCCAACGCCAAGCTCTGCGACTTAATTTCCAAATGGGAAATCGCTTTAAGGGAAAAGGGTCTGGGAAAGTTCGAAAATAGTAAAGTGATTAGAATGACCTATAAAAATCGACTTTGGTGGAAGAATAGCGCGCGATTGGAAACTGATAAAGAACGGCTGCTGCTTTGCTATCAGATTAACAAGCAAATTGTAGCCGGAAGATTTCCCTTGAGCAGGGATTTGGCACTGGAACTGGCAGCCCTAATGGCGCAGCTGGACGTGGGGGATTGTTCTTTAGGGAGTGCGAAAGCGGCAAGTGCCAACAACACCCTCAACGCCCAGGCAACTACTTCAACCGTCAAATCAACTCCTAAAGCTGCCGTGAACGGGACTTTTAGCCCTCCAGCGAATCTGCACACTTCGTCCACTTTAAGCGCCCTGAATAACGTCCACGGGATCTTGACCGCCCATTCCAATCAGGCACTTAACGCCATTGATAAGTTTTATCCGTACCGATACAGAGACCAGTTGAGCCCAGATGGGTTGGCGGAATTGCAAGCAAAGCTTTTAGCCAAGTGGAGAGCGCTCAAAGGGAGAACTCAGTTGGACTGCGTGAGGATTTATTTGACTTGCACCAGGAAATGGCCCTATTTCGGAGCAACATTGTTTCAG gcCAAACTAAGACAGCAAGACTCTCCAATGCTATGGCTGGCCGTCAACGAGGATTCGATAACTGCCCTAGACTTGGCAACCATGCAACAACGTCACCGCTACCCTTACACCAACGTGCTCACATTCGGGGGTTGTCAAGAAGACTTCATGCTAGTCGTCACCCAAAATGACCAGCAACCGTCCCAAAAACTCATCTTCACCCTCAGTAAACCGAAGATCCTTGAGCTGACGCTTTTGATTGCCGACTACATGAATTTGCTGATTACGAACCCGGGTACTCCGTTATTGGGAACCCTCAGCAGAGGCACAATGGTGTCAGTTAATCAGTCGGTGGTCAATCAATCCATTATCAGTCAGGCTTTGGTCAATCAATCGCAACCGGACATTTTGAAATCGACCCCTGATCATGGAGTGCAGCGCGCAGAATCGAAACGTCGCACTCACGTCGATTCCGGACTTGCGTGA